The genomic DNA TTATAAATATTATAGTTCGGTAAGAGATTGTTAATGAATAATAACGAAATCATAAAGATGAGAATAACAGTTGCAGAAATACTGAAAAATAACTTTTTTCCAAGTTTATTCACTTTGTTCCTCCAAACTATAGCCCAGCCCGCGATGCGTCTTAATAATATTTTCTCCAATTTTTTTACGCAGCCTTCTTACATGTGTATCAACAGTTCTCTCTTCTCCAAAATAGTCAAATCCCCATACAATATCTAGCAATTTTTTACGAGTTAAAATCGTTCCTTTATGATTTAAAAAGCATTTTATTAATTCGAGCTCTGTTTTTGTAATTTCTAACTCTATATCATTTTTATATACTTTATTTTTGGCGAAATTTATCTTTACATCTTGTACTTGAATAATATCATCATGCTGAATAAGCTTTTTCGCTCGTGTAATTAGTACTCCTGGATGAAATGGTTTTTTTACGTACTCATCTGCCCCACTTTGAAGCGCTGCTAATTCATCTTCGCTTTCACTTTTCGCCGTAAGCATTAACACTTTTACGCTTGAATTCTTTTTTATTTCCTGACAGACAGTAATACCACTATGTTTCGGCATCATCCAATCCAAAATTGCTAAATCAATTTTTTCATCATAAAACATTTGAAGTGCTTCCTCTCCGTCTTTCGCTAATAAAACTTCGAAGCCTTCTTTTTCAAAATAAGCTTTTAAAATTCTTAACATATCTTGTTCGTCATCTGCAATTAAAACTTTCATATTTTTTCCTCCATTGCTTTTAAACAAAAACCAATTGTATCATACAACATCTTTGTTACATGAATGTGACAGAAAAATATTTAAAGCTTTTGAGGGGATAGTAATGGTGAGGTGTTGTATTATGATAAAAAAAATCGGGGTCATTTCTCTTCTTTTATTTCTATTATCAACAAATGC from Bacillus cereus G9842 includes the following:
- a CDS encoding response regulator transcription factor; this encodes MKVLIADDEQDMLRILKAYFEKEGFEVLLAKDGEEALQMFYDEKIDLAILDWMMPKHSGITVCQEIKKNSSVKVLMLTAKSESEDELAALQSGADEYVKKPFHPGVLITRAKKLIQHDDIIQVQDVKINFAKNKVYKNDIELEITKTELELIKCFLNHKGTILTRKKLLDIVWGFDYFGEERTVDTHVRRLRKKIGENIIKTHRGLGYSLEEQSE